In one window of Rhodothermus sp. DNA:
- a CDS encoding ABC transporter permease produces MDKVWIILQSEFLRRVRTRMFLLTTLLAPIIMLSLALLPALIGYLGSRDNSRHLAVVDATGILLPRLQAYAPATLRLEAVTLPVDSLRTAIRQGRYDGYLILPAGLIEGHATAELYVEKSPGLSFQGQLERLINRAVREVRLERLQVPPELLAALRAEVSLRQYRLLETGTEADGTIFFSIIGYLMGFIIYGATLAYGSLVMQGVIEEKASRVVELIVSSVRPFQLLMGKVLGIGAMGLVQFALWGLLLMVGATAAGPIIAHFIDPQQLNLPASASTRDLLQAANIPLPSVDPALIFWFILFFLGGYLLYASLFAAVGSAVEQQQDAQSLMLPLMLLIVIPILFITYVIERPDAPLSIGLSLVPFFSPILMIVRIAIGSATFWEAVFAYLLLVAGFLGAIWLSARIYRIGILSYGQKPSLRELLRWIRA; encoded by the coding sequence ATGGATAAAGTCTGGATTATTCTGCAAAGTGAATTTCTCCGGCGCGTGCGCACGCGCATGTTTTTGCTGACCACGTTGCTGGCGCCCATCATTATGCTGTCGCTGGCGTTGTTGCCCGCTTTGATCGGCTATCTGGGCAGTCGGGATAACAGCCGTCACCTGGCCGTGGTCGATGCTACCGGTATCCTGCTGCCCCGCCTGCAGGCATACGCTCCGGCTACGCTCCGCCTGGAAGCCGTGACGTTACCGGTCGATTCACTGCGAACGGCGATCCGCCAGGGACGCTACGATGGCTATCTGATCCTGCCAGCCGGCCTGATTGAGGGCCATGCGACGGCCGAACTCTACGTCGAAAAAAGTCCGGGCCTGAGCTTTCAGGGCCAACTCGAACGCCTGATCAACCGGGCCGTTCGGGAGGTCCGGCTGGAACGATTACAAGTCCCCCCTGAACTGCTGGCCGCGCTTCGGGCCGAAGTGTCCTTGCGCCAGTATCGGTTGCTGGAGACCGGCACCGAAGCGGATGGTACCATATTTTTCTCCATCATTGGCTATCTCATGGGGTTCATTATCTACGGGGCCACGCTGGCCTACGGAAGCCTGGTGATGCAGGGGGTCATCGAAGAGAAAGCCAGCCGGGTGGTTGAACTGATCGTTTCCTCAGTACGGCCGTTTCAACTTCTGATGGGCAAAGTGTTAGGCATTGGCGCAATGGGGCTCGTGCAATTTGCCCTCTGGGGTCTGTTGCTTATGGTAGGCGCTACAGCGGCTGGTCCCATCATTGCCCACTTTATCGATCCACAGCAGCTCAATCTGCCGGCCAGTGCCTCCACCCGTGACCTGCTTCAGGCAGCCAACATCCCCCTCCCATCCGTTGATCCAGCGCTGATTTTCTGGTTCATATTGTTTTTCCTGGGAGGCTATCTGCTGTATGCCAGCCTGTTTGCGGCCGTCGGGTCGGCCGTCGAACAGCAGCAGGATGCGCAGAGTCTGATGCTACCGCTCATGCTGTTGATTGTGATTCCTATTCTGTTTATCACCTATGTGATTGAGCGCCCAGACGCTCCGCTGTCGATCGGACTGTCGCTGGTGCCATTTTTTTCACCCATCTTGATGATCGTGCGCATTGCCATCGGCAGCGCCACTTTCTGGGAAGCCGTATTCGCCTATCTGCTGCTGGTGGCTGGCTTTCTGGGCGCTATCTGGCTTAGCGCACGCATCTACCGTATTGGCATTCTCTCTTATGGCCAAAAACCCTCGTTGCGTGAGCTGCTGCGGTGGATCCGTGCCTGA
- a CDS encoding ATP-binding cassette domain-containing protein, which produces MLVVDQVTKRYGATVAVDKASFTATPGRILGLLGPNGAGKTTTIRMIAAILLPDTGRILFEGRPVGPWSQALMGYLPEERGLYRKLRVEEQLVYFGRLKGLSLGEARRRARTWLERLDLARWRHHKTEALSKGMQQKLQFIAAIQHQPRLLILDEPFSGLDPLNAELLKDIVLELKEAGRIILFASHRMEQVEQLCDDICLIARGRILLAGSLREIKQRFGRNTVVLEFDGESAFLEPLIAQGAVRLLSRTNHRVELVLCNGTPPRRVLEAALPHVRELYRFEVTEPPLSEIFKQVVRAQTASTETSHG; this is translated from the coding sequence ATGCTCGTTGTCGATCAGGTTACAAAGCGCTATGGGGCCACCGTGGCGGTCGATAAGGCGTCGTTCACGGCCACACCTGGACGCATTCTGGGATTGCTGGGCCCCAACGGCGCCGGCAAGACCACTACCATTCGCATGATTGCTGCTATCCTGCTGCCTGATACCGGTCGCATCCTCTTTGAAGGACGGCCTGTTGGCCCCTGGAGTCAGGCGCTTATGGGCTATCTGCCCGAAGAACGGGGCCTTTACCGAAAGCTGCGCGTAGAAGAACAGCTCGTATACTTTGGACGCCTTAAAGGGCTTTCCCTTGGAGAAGCCCGACGGCGTGCCCGTACCTGGCTGGAACGCCTGGACCTGGCACGCTGGCGCCACCATAAGACGGAAGCTCTCTCAAAGGGCATGCAGCAAAAGCTGCAGTTCATAGCCGCCATTCAACACCAGCCCCGTCTACTCATCCTGGACGAACCGTTCAGTGGCCTGGATCCGCTCAATGCGGAGCTGCTGAAAGACATTGTGCTGGAGCTCAAGGAAGCCGGCCGCATCATTCTATTCGCGTCGCATCGCATGGAACAGGTCGAGCAGCTCTGCGACGACATCTGTCTGATTGCCCGGGGACGCATTCTGCTGGCCGGTTCCCTACGAGAAATCAAACAACGATTTGGCCGCAATACGGTCGTTTTGGAGTTTGATGGAGAGAGCGCTTTTCTTGAGCCGCTGATAGCGCAAGGGGCCGTTCGTTTGCTCAGTCGTACGAATCATCGCGTTGAGCTGGTACTCTGCAATGGCACACCGCCCCGACGAGTGCTCGAAGCTGCTCTGCCCCATGTGCGCGAGCTGTACCGATTCGAGGTGACCGAACCGCCGCTGAGCGAGATCTTCAAACAGGTAGTCCGTGCCCAGACCGCATCGACCGAAACGTCCCATGGATAA
- a CDS encoding DUF4290 domain-containing protein, protein MTYYREKMIDRQVGRNAELFAQAIARLESPEKRYPYLRILVSLIEQAHPEWNQAPHKDRQIAQLVYLMSKGQLDMDEVAEVVRVRDEERGYFYDSERAR, encoded by the coding sequence ATGACCTACTATCGTGAAAAGATGATCGACCGTCAGGTCGGGCGTAATGCGGAGTTGTTTGCGCAGGCCATTGCCCGACTGGAGTCTCCAGAAAAGCGCTATCCGTATCTGCGCATTCTGGTGAGTTTGATTGAGCAGGCGCACCCTGAGTGGAATCAGGCTCCCCACAAGGACCGCCAGATCGCCCAGCTGGTCTATCTGATGAGTAAAGGCCAGCTTGATATGGACGAAGTGGCCGAAGTCGTGCGTGTTCGGGATGAGGAACGTGGCTATTTCTATGATAGTGAGCGGGCGCGTTAG
- the ruvC gene encoding crossover junction endodeoxyribonuclease RuvC, with protein sequence MPPSPEHANALVILGIDPGSRHTGYGVLAVSGEQARVLAVDVIHLDGQMAHPLRLLQLFEQIGAVVERYAPDECALEMPVYGRNPQSMLKLGRAQAAAMLAVLTRQIPTVEYTPKEIKKALTGRGNATKEQVRFMVQALLELPAESARLALDASDALAVAVCHWQHRTRLHTTPRYTSWARFLREHPERLE encoded by the coding sequence TTGCCGCCATCTCCTGAACATGCAAACGCCCTGGTCATCCTGGGCATCGACCCGGGATCGCGCCACACCGGCTATGGCGTGCTGGCTGTCTCCGGTGAGCAAGCGCGCGTGCTGGCCGTCGATGTGATTCATCTGGACGGGCAGATGGCGCATCCGCTCCGTCTGCTCCAGCTATTCGAGCAGATCGGAGCTGTGGTGGAACGCTATGCGCCCGACGAGTGCGCGCTGGAGATGCCGGTTTACGGCCGCAATCCCCAATCCATGCTGAAACTGGGACGCGCGCAGGCAGCCGCTATGCTGGCTGTCCTGACCCGTCAGATTCCAACCGTCGAATATACACCCAAAGAGATCAAAAAGGCGCTTACAGGCCGGGGCAACGCGACCAAGGAACAGGTGCGATTCATGGTGCAAGCCCTCCTCGAGCTGCCTGCCGAAAGCGCCCGTCTGGCACTCGACGCTTCCGACGCGCTGGCCGTGGCCGTATGTCACTGGCAACATCGGACCCGTCTACACACCACCCCACGCTATACCAGCTGGGCCCGTTTCCTTCGGGAACACCCAGAACGCCTGGAGTAA
- a CDS encoding YebC/PmpR family DNA-binding transcriptional regulator yields MAGHNKWSKVKRQKAVVDARKSKIWARLSRDIIVAAREGGGDPEANPRLAQAIERAKAENMPKENIERAIKRGTGEIQGEDYVEVTYEGYAPGGVAVFIEALTDNTNRTVSEIRHLFTKAGGSLGQPGSVAYLFERKGVIEIAAEGRDELALFELVAEAGAEDLTRDEDTFVVTTSVEAFSEVLEALRKAGIEPVEAGLQRIPTTTVTLPPETAKKVVALLEALEAHQDVQNVYTTLNFDEATLAAIS; encoded by the coding sequence ATGGCCGGACATAATAAATGGTCGAAGGTCAAGCGGCAAAAAGCGGTTGTCGATGCCCGGAAGTCAAAAATCTGGGCACGCCTGTCACGCGACATCATTGTGGCGGCCCGCGAGGGTGGCGGCGATCCTGAAGCAAACCCCCGCCTGGCACAGGCCATCGAGCGGGCTAAAGCCGAAAACATGCCCAAAGAAAACATTGAACGCGCCATTAAGCGCGGCACCGGGGAAATTCAGGGCGAAGACTATGTGGAGGTGACGTACGAAGGCTACGCACCCGGCGGTGTGGCAGTCTTTATCGAAGCGCTGACCGATAACACCAACCGGACCGTCTCTGAAATCCGTCATCTGTTTACCAAGGCAGGCGGGAGCCTGGGACAACCCGGCTCGGTTGCCTATCTCTTTGAGCGCAAAGGCGTCATCGAGATTGCAGCCGAAGGGCGCGACGAGCTGGCGCTGTTCGAACTGGTAGCCGAGGCTGGTGCGGAAGACCTTACGCGCGACGAAGACACCTTTGTTGTTACTACGTCGGTCGAAGCGTTTTCCGAAGTGCTGGAGGCTTTGCGCAAAGCTGGAATTGAACCCGTAGAAGCTGGCCTGCAGCGCATTCCCACCACAACCGTGACGTTGCCGCCTGAAACGGCCAAAAAGGTCGTGGCCCTGCTGGAAGCACTCGAGGCGCATCAGGACGTGCAGAACGTCTACACAACCCTCAACTTCGACGAGGCGACCCTTGCCGCCATCTCCTGA
- a CDS encoding sodium:solute symporter → MPSFQFAWLDLAAVGLYVVFIVWLGLYLARRMETADDYFLAGRSLTWWLIGFSLFASNVSSSTLLGLASSAYGSGISVYNYEWMATLVLIFFVIFILPFYLRTRIYTIPEFLERRFDGRARMYFSGLLIVLNIMVDTAGALYAGALVVQILYPEVPIWLAVGLLGLLAGLYTVAGGLKAVIYTDAVQAVLLLLGAVLVAVLSFKAVGSWEVVTAQIPPGDLSIIRPANDPVLPWPGLVTGVFLLGFYFWCTNQFMVQRVLGARDLNQGRWGSLFAGLLKLPVLFIMVMPGIFARILYPPEQYPMLAANTDLVFPTLLFDLLPVGIRGLVITALVAAIMSSVDSTLNSASTLVTMDFIRKLRRTRNNHELVGAGRWVTAGFMGLAILWAPQIVRFPNLWTYLQAMLAYLAPPVVACFLVGIFWKRATRSSAFAGLVVGHLAAAVFLVLNLTDRLIVQTGPLSPEQQALVAAGVPVLHFLYLPPILLIISVIAMVVTSLLQPPPAPEEVEGVTWSPEFFRQESRELIGLPWYKNYRIQALGLLGLIVWILIWFR, encoded by the coding sequence ATGCCTTCGTTTCAGTTCGCCTGGCTTGATCTGGCTGCTGTCGGCCTCTACGTGGTCTTCATCGTATGGCTGGGGCTATACCTGGCCCGCCGTATGGAAACGGCCGATGACTATTTTCTGGCAGGGCGTTCGCTCACCTGGTGGCTGATAGGCTTTTCACTGTTTGCCTCAAATGTGTCGTCCAGCACATTGCTCGGGCTGGCATCAAGCGCTTACGGCAGTGGCATCTCGGTTTACAACTATGAGTGGATGGCTACGCTGGTGTTGATCTTTTTTGTGATTTTTATTCTGCCGTTCTACTTACGTACGCGCATCTACACCATTCCAGAGTTTCTGGAGCGGCGTTTTGACGGACGCGCACGCATGTACTTCTCCGGGCTGCTCATTGTGCTCAACATCATGGTCGATACGGCCGGTGCGTTGTATGCGGGCGCGCTGGTGGTGCAGATTCTTTACCCGGAGGTGCCCATATGGCTGGCAGTTGGCCTGCTCGGGCTTCTGGCCGGGCTCTACACGGTAGCGGGAGGCCTGAAGGCCGTCATCTACACCGATGCCGTGCAGGCGGTGCTGCTATTGCTGGGGGCTGTGCTGGTAGCTGTGCTCTCGTTCAAGGCGGTAGGTTCCTGGGAAGTGGTAACGGCACAGATTCCACCAGGCGATCTGAGCATCATTCGGCCAGCCAACGATCCCGTACTGCCCTGGCCGGGACTGGTAACAGGCGTTTTTCTGCTGGGTTTCTATTTCTGGTGTACGAATCAGTTCATGGTACAGCGTGTGCTGGGCGCTCGCGACCTGAACCAGGGACGCTGGGGCTCTCTTTTCGCCGGGTTGTTGAAGCTGCCGGTTCTGTTCATCATGGTGATGCCGGGCATCTTTGCCCGCATTCTCTATCCGCCTGAGCAGTATCCAATGCTGGCGGCCAACACCGACCTGGTGTTCCCGACGCTCCTGTTCGATCTGTTGCCTGTAGGTATTCGCGGACTGGTGATTACGGCACTGGTGGCCGCTATTATGTCGAGCGTTGATTCAACCCTGAACTCGGCCTCGACGCTGGTTACCATGGACTTTATTCGCAAACTGCGGCGCACGCGGAACAATCACGAACTGGTAGGGGCCGGACGCTGGGTAACGGCGGGCTTCATGGGGTTGGCCATTCTCTGGGCCCCACAGATCGTGCGCTTTCCGAACCTGTGGACCTATCTGCAGGCTATGCTGGCTTACCTGGCGCCGCCAGTTGTTGCCTGCTTTCTGGTGGGTATTTTCTGGAAACGGGCCACGCGCAGCAGCGCCTTTGCTGGTCTTGTGGTAGGGCATCTGGCCGCCGCCGTCTTTCTGGTGTTGAACCTGACAGATCGGCTCATTGTGCAGACTGGGCCACTTTCGCCGGAGCAGCAGGCACTGGTAGCTGCCGGTGTGCCCGTCCTGCACTTTCTCTATCTGCCCCCCATTCTGTTGATTATCAGTGTGATCGCAATGGTGGTGACCAGCCTGTTACAACCACCACCGGCGCCAGAAGAAGTAGAAGGGGTCACCTGGTCTCCAGAGTTCTTCCGACAGGAGTCCCGCGAACTGATCGGCTTACCCTGGTACAAGAACTACCGCATACAGGCCCTGGGGTTGCTCGGGCTCATCGTGTGGATTCTGATCTGGTTTCGCTGA
- a CDS encoding sodium:solute symporter, translating into MITTLDYVVIGVYFAGLILLSYVIGRRFQGRADYFLGGRRMPAWAIGFSIIATQASVISMISAPAFVALRAGGGLQWLQYEFAVPLAMIPVAAILARTFHRAGIITVYEYLERRFGVATRLLFSLIFQLSRSLATGVAIYAAAILLSTMLETSLPVSILLVGGICLLYTTMGGIAADIWSDVIQLFVLWAGIFIVLAYAVKVGGGWDQLLAHVPADRLQAMDLTAHGLGDGATFGFWPMLLGGLFLYTSYYGCDQSQIQRVLSTPDEDTVRRTLFMNGIGRFPLVLSYILVGLLFAGFVQAVPSFTATIPADHPDYMIPLFIKHYVPPGITGILLAAMFAAVMSSIDSAFNALAATTVQDVYARYVRPQASDRHYLRVSRWLTVGWGVICTAFAFLAGRVAPTVIEGINKIGSVFYGPILAAFLLAILSRRATGAGVIAGLLAGVGVNLVLWLRFEAEVSWLWWNVAGCLTTLTVAWLFRGQHPVVTDDIHWGRQLGQELWRHRWLYGGLVLYFGLIVLVSALLGRIV; encoded by the coding sequence ATGATTACAACGCTGGATTACGTCGTTATCGGAGTCTACTTTGCCGGGCTGATTCTGTTGTCATACGTTATCGGACGGCGTTTCCAGGGACGAGCGGACTATTTTCTGGGAGGGCGTCGAATGCCTGCCTGGGCGATTGGTTTTTCCATTATTGCTACGCAGGCCAGTGTAATTAGTATGATCAGCGCGCCGGCGTTTGTGGCGCTGCGGGCAGGAGGAGGCCTCCAGTGGTTGCAGTACGAATTCGCGGTGCCCCTGGCCATGATCCCGGTGGCGGCCATACTGGCACGGACGTTTCATCGCGCGGGCATTATCACCGTCTATGAATATCTTGAACGACGTTTTGGTGTAGCTACCCGCCTGTTGTTCAGCTTGATTTTTCAGCTCAGCCGTAGTCTAGCCACCGGCGTGGCCATTTATGCGGCGGCCATTCTACTCTCGACGATGCTCGAGACATCGCTGCCGGTTTCGATCTTGCTGGTCGGTGGTATCTGTCTGCTCTATACCACGATGGGAGGGATTGCTGCCGATATCTGGAGCGATGTTATCCAGCTCTTTGTGCTATGGGCCGGCATTTTCATTGTGCTGGCATATGCGGTCAAGGTAGGCGGTGGTTGGGATCAGCTGCTGGCGCATGTGCCGGCCGATCGGTTGCAGGCGATGGATCTGACGGCGCACGGGCTGGGCGACGGCGCCACGTTTGGCTTCTGGCCTATGCTGCTGGGTGGCCTGTTTCTGTATACTTCATACTACGGTTGCGATCAGAGTCAGATTCAACGCGTACTTTCGACGCCGGACGAAGATACCGTTCGGCGCACACTTTTTATGAACGGGATTGGACGTTTCCCGCTGGTGCTTTCATATATCCTGGTGGGGCTGCTCTTTGCCGGCTTTGTGCAGGCCGTTCCTTCGTTTACCGCCACCATTCCAGCTGATCATCCAGACTACATGATTCCCCTCTTTATCAAACACTATGTACCGCCGGGTATTACGGGCATTTTGCTGGCGGCCATGTTTGCGGCCGTGATGTCGAGCATCGACTCGGCCTTCAATGCGCTGGCAGCTACCACGGTGCAGGATGTCTATGCGCGCTACGTGCGTCCCCAGGCCAGCGATCGGCATTACCTGAGAGTTTCTCGGTGGCTTACCGTCGGGTGGGGTGTGATCTGCACTGCGTTTGCATTTCTGGCAGGCCGGGTGGCTCCGACCGTGATTGAAGGCATCAACAAGATCGGGTCGGTCTTTTACGGACCCATTCTGGCTGCTTTTCTACTGGCCATTCTGAGCCGACGGGCTACCGGTGCAGGGGTGATTGCCGGACTGCTGGCCGGTGTGGGAGTCAACCTGGTGCTCTGGCTACGCTTTGAGGCGGAGGTCTCCTGGCTCTGGTGGAATGTAGCGGGATGTCTGACAACGCTTACGGTTGCCTGGCTTTTCCGGGGGCAGCATCCGGTCGTTACCGATGACATACACTGGGGGCGCCAACTGGGCCAAGAATTATGGAGGCATCGCTGGCTTTACGGAGGGCTGGTGCTGTATTTCGGGCTCATCGTGCTGGTTTCGGCGCTGCTGGGCCGCATTGTGTAA
- a CDS encoding regulator, with protein sequence MPVELPPQPVDLDHRALQVFLKAIELAGGPRGLIERKRLTWLPSLMEAAYAVVLEAEHHRSVDEIARFLGRSRAATRNLLRASTKAIKERLEQTEPSERTVHIAGGLARLAYEALQREATRTF encoded by the coding sequence ATGCCCGTCGAGCTTCCTCCCCAACCGGTTGACCTGGATCATCGGGCGCTTCAGGTCTTTCTCAAAGCCATCGAACTGGCAGGTGGCCCACGTGGTCTGATCGAGCGCAAACGGCTGACCTGGTTGCCCAGCCTGATGGAAGCAGCCTATGCGGTGGTGCTGGAAGCCGAACACCACCGGTCGGTGGATGAGATCGCCCGCTTTCTCGGACGGTCGCGGGCGGCTACCCGAAACCTGCTCCGGGCTTCAACAAAGGCCATCAAAGAACGGCTGGAGCAGACAGAACCTTCGGAGCGCACCGTGCACATCGCCGGCGGCCTGGCCCGTCTGGCCTATGAAGCCCTCCAGCGTGAAGCAACCCGGACCTTCTGA
- a CDS encoding KaiC domain-containing protein: MAGSTGPLVEAVVTLRHAAAAAPGLEGVPTGIEGLDTLFFTTVWQNGRPVQKPLGGIPRYAILQVTGVADTGKSLLVEQFAVEQARRGSTCLFLSTENPAPFVAMGLRTRAAAMGADWSALEDRIVLIDAATHPVLIRDLPTLLNTLAHAIQTYHVQAVVIDAITGFYEAREMLARDVVRPIFTFLKKWHQTALLVSQKRSGHELLTAEAAGGYAVGHILDGTLVLAKQPITSPQQARLYHVPIGETVRLFRIDGCRLCGHDTSTHLLEITSTGLVRVGPRLQALHQTTAVEPTYQA; encoded by the coding sequence ATGGCAGGATCTACCGGACCGCTGGTAGAAGCGGTGGTGACGCTGCGCCATGCGGCGGCTGCGGCCCCCGGACTGGAAGGTGTCCCCACGGGTATCGAAGGCCTGGACACGCTGTTTTTCACAACGGTCTGGCAGAACGGCCGTCCGGTACAAAAGCCTCTGGGTGGAATCCCCCGCTATGCCATCCTGCAGGTAACCGGGGTGGCCGATACCGGCAAGAGCCTACTGGTCGAGCAATTTGCTGTGGAACAGGCACGGCGCGGTTCGACCTGCCTGTTTTTGAGCACAGAGAACCCGGCTCCCTTTGTGGCTATGGGACTGCGTACGCGGGCGGCCGCCATGGGCGCCGACTGGTCTGCCCTGGAAGATCGTATCGTGCTGATCGACGCGGCCACACACCCCGTGCTGATCCGGGACCTACCCACGCTGCTCAACACGCTGGCCCATGCCATCCAAACCTACCACGTACAGGCTGTAGTGATCGACGCGATCACCGGTTTCTACGAAGCCCGCGAAATGCTGGCCCGTGACGTGGTGCGACCGATCTTCACGTTTCTCAAAAAATGGCACCAGACGGCCCTGCTTGTTTCGCAGAAGCGCAGTGGTCACGAGCTGCTCACAGCAGAAGCGGCCGGGGGCTATGCGGTAGGGCATATCCTCGACGGCACGCTGGTACTGGCCAAACAACCCATTACCAGCCCTCAGCAGGCTCGCCTCTACCACGTGCCCATCGGTGAGACTGTCCGGCTGTTCCGCATCGACGGCTGCCGCCTGTGCGGACATGACACCAGCACCCATCTGCTGGAAATTACGTCGACAGGCCTCGTTCGTGTTGGTCCCCGCCTGCAGGCCCTCCATCAAACCACAGCGGTCGAACCCACCTACCAGGCGTAG
- a CDS encoding bis-aminopropyl spermidine synthase family protein, with translation MSLTFQEAYQDLRHLYDQTRQAASVPFTLRDAERALAALLTTDNLWEAIRLSHVPLRALSTFWHQLIKAGLLRAHDGALRLTESGQALAQALGVAPLREATCGHCEGRGVDYRTLPEGVAERFAEIARHRPEAIQAYDQGFVTDATTLSRIAFAWHRGDLEGKSVIVLGDDDLMSIAAALTGAPAHILAIDIDERLIQFINEVARQEGLDRLEAVRYDLREPLPTAWLRRFDTFLTDPTESFLGFKTTIERGLLALRGPGGAGYFGLTHVESSYEKWAQIQRFLLDHGAVLTDLIDDFSAYVNWGYIESMRSWEWLPTHSLPERAWYYSALHRIELLRTPALDNTAVEGDIFSDAEAATT, from the coding sequence ATGTCCCTAACGTTTCAGGAAGCCTACCAGGACCTACGGCACCTTTACGACCAGACGCGTCAGGCGGCGTCGGTTCCTTTTACCCTGCGGGATGCGGAGCGTGCGCTGGCAGCTCTGCTGACGACCGACAATCTATGGGAAGCCATCCGGCTAAGCCACGTACCGTTACGTGCGCTCAGCACCTTCTGGCACCAGCTGATCAAGGCAGGGCTGCTAAGAGCCCATGACGGCGCCCTGCGCCTGACCGAAAGCGGCCAGGCGCTGGCTCAGGCCCTGGGCGTAGCCCCCCTACGCGAAGCCACCTGTGGCCATTGTGAAGGACGTGGCGTCGATTACCGCACACTTCCGGAAGGCGTTGCTGAACGCTTTGCGGAGATCGCGCGGCACCGCCCGGAGGCGATTCAGGCCTATGACCAGGGATTTGTTACCGATGCCACCACGCTTTCTCGGATCGCTTTTGCCTGGCATCGCGGTGACCTGGAAGGCAAATCGGTTATTGTGCTGGGTGACGACGACCTTATGAGTATTGCGGCGGCTCTGACCGGCGCCCCGGCTCACATTCTGGCCATCGATATTGACGAACGCCTGATCCAGTTTATCAACGAAGTAGCCCGACAGGAAGGACTTGATCGACTTGAAGCGGTTCGCTACGACCTGCGTGAGCCTCTGCCCACAGCGTGGCTGCGTCGTTTCGATACTTTCCTGACCGATCCCACCGAAAGCTTCCTCGGGTTTAAAACCACGATCGAACGCGGACTTCTGGCGCTGCGTGGTCCCGGAGGAGCTGGCTATTTCGGGCTTACGCACGTCGAGTCCAGCTACGAAAAGTGGGCGCAAATTCAGCGCTTTTTGCTGGACCATGGCGCTGTACTGACGGATCTCATCGACGACTTCAGCGCCTACGTCAACTGGGGATACATCGAATCGATGCGTTCATGGGAATGGCTGCCCACTCACAGTTTGCCTGAACGCGCCTGGTACTACTCGGCCTTGCATCGCATTGAGCTCCTACGCACCCCGGCCCTGGACAATACGGCCGTCGAGGGCGACATCTTCAGCGACGCCGAAGCAGCCACCACCTAA